The window TTCCCCTTCTCGTCATGAGTAAAGTCAAATGGGACTTCTATAATCTCATAACCTCTTTTTAGAAAGTCAATTAACATTGAAACCTCTACACCGTAGCCCTTAGGAATATTTTCAATCTTTTCAATTGCAGAAAACGGAATTATTCTTTGCCCACTCAGAGGATGCTCTATTGTTTTACCAGTATAAAATTTTACAACATACTTGGCAAAAGCTTTTACAACTCCAAAGCCTCTTTTTTTAACATTTATAGGATATCCTATAATAATAGCATCACGGTCCAGAGTTATATTGTTTAAGAACTTTTCAATACTCTTTTTATCGACTCTTAAATCACTGTCTAATAGCACTACTGTATCGTATTTTTCTTTTTTCAAACTCTCAAACGCAGTTTTCAAAGCCGCACCTTTTCCTTTGTTTTCACAATGCCTTAATAACATACACTTATCATTTGAAAGCCTTATTTTTTCCTTAGAACCATCGTCAACTACAATTATTCTGGCTATAAAAGAAAAACCGGATAAAATTTCTATCAAGTTGTAGAAAGATACAGGAGGATTATAAGCAGGAATTATCACAGCCACTTTCAAAACTTTTCTTCCTCTCTTTTTTTAGATCAAAATCTTCATTGTGATATCAAGGTGGCATTTTGATATTTTTCAAACTCAATAAGTAAGCTTGTCTTTCTTTTTTCTAAAGCTTTTTTAGCATCCTCAATACTTAGAAAATTTGAAGGAATTATAGAAGTTGCTTCTTTTTTAGTGCCATAATTTCCGCTATTTCCTCTGATTAACTCAATTAAAGATATTTTACCACTAATTTCGTCAACATTGTCAACTGTACTTAACCCCATATTTTTGTAATATTCACAATAATTTACTTCACTATACGATTGCTGGACTCCTATCACGTTTAAATTGTTTATGTTATTGAAAGATTCAATTATCTTCCTGTCAAGTTTATCAAAGTTGTCAGCTTGACGAGTATTACCACCAGCTAAGATAATAGTATCTGATATTCCTGACGAAAGTATATTCACTTCTATAAATCTCTTTTCAATAAGATCTGTTACCAAATTGCTTTTTATATCAAAGACAGAATATATGACAATGCCTTCTATAGCTTTATCAGGAAATTTATATCCACTATAATCAACTGAATTCTCTC is drawn from Caldicellulosiruptor naganoensis and contains these coding sequences:
- a CDS encoding copper transporter; the encoded protein is MNGIGVRYFIITIASIFVTLGVGIIIGFSLNSEKFVQKQFQQQLNIIDKNLVALKRENDRLLKEIDEYKNQIVQQGKINNALVNAYLKMGKIDSSVTIVITSTDYSYNDLIDFLRKSGVKINKIIRIKSSFLNIERENSVDYSGYKFPDKAIEGIVIYSVFDIKSNLVTDLIEKRFIEVNILSSGISDTIILAGGNTRQADNFDKLDRKIIESFNNINNLNVIGVQQSYSEVNYCEYYKNMGLSTVDNVDEISGKISLIELIRGNSGNYGTKKEATSIIPSNFLSIEDAKKALEKRKTSLLIEFEKYQNATLISQ
- a CDS encoding glycosyltransferase family 2 protein, with amino-acid sequence MAVIIPAYNPPVSFYNLIEILSGFSFIARIIVVDDGSKEKIRLSNDKCMLLRHCENKGKGAALKTAFESLKKEKYDTVVLLDSDLRVDKKSIEKFLNNITLDRDAIIIGYPINVKKRGFGVVKAFAKYVVKFYTGKTIEHPLSGQRIIPFSAIEKIENIPKGYGVEVSMLIDFLKRGYEIIEVPFDFTHDEKGKSIQDLLHKLHQLKDIFAVFISKRWRL